A genomic window from Streptomyces mirabilis includes:
- a CDS encoding DUF4279 domain-containing protein has product MSAFRMYLRVVSESLQPEEISARLGTGPDEATAIGSRRRPRSPPRAHATWIRHVSAAGGPGRPEDLAPVVLGWGPEFAAALGRLAGSGDADVSLVIVQELTDPDDPRQKGIFLGVTLLAWLARAGASLDIDQYVYYDGDDQRGDGDPGQ; this is encoded by the coding sequence GTGAGCGCGTTCCGGATGTACCTGAGAGTGGTCAGCGAGTCCCTGCAACCGGAGGAGATCTCCGCGCGACTGGGGACCGGGCCCGACGAAGCCACCGCGATCGGCAGCCGTAGACGCCCCCGGTCCCCGCCGCGCGCGCATGCCACCTGGATCCGGCACGTCTCGGCCGCGGGCGGCCCGGGGCGGCCGGAGGATCTCGCACCGGTGGTTCTCGGCTGGGGGCCGGAGTTCGCCGCGGCCCTGGGGCGACTGGCCGGCTCCGGAGACGCCGACGTCTCCCTGGTAATCGTCCAGGAGCTCACCGATCCCGATGACCCGCGGCAGAAGGGCATCTTCCTGGGCGTGACCCTGCTGGCCTGGCTTGCCCGGGCCGGGGCGTCCCTGGACATCGATCAGTACGTGTACTACGACGGCGACGACCAGCGGGGCGACGGCGACCCCGGCCAGTAG
- a CDS encoding TetR family transcriptional regulator, producing MPDKELPAPAASPAARRSDTTRTAILTAARERFAADGYERATIRSIAKDARIDPSMVMRYYGSKEGLFAAVLDVDLRLPDPVGLDPHEAGRVLVGHFLDLWEENEVLTVLLRVGVTNPDGAARMQGIFRDQLMPVALRVCPDPEQAPARAALTASQVLGMAMARYVLRFPPAVALPREEVVAWLAPTVQRYLTAPHP from the coding sequence ATGCCCGACAAGGAACTCCCCGCCCCCGCCGCGTCCCCCGCGGCCCGCCGTTCGGACACCACCCGCACCGCCATCCTCACCGCCGCGCGCGAACGCTTCGCGGCCGACGGCTACGAGCGCGCCACGATCCGCTCGATCGCCAAGGACGCACGGATCGATCCGTCGATGGTGATGCGGTACTACGGCTCGAAGGAAGGACTGTTCGCCGCGGTCCTCGACGTCGACCTGCGGCTGCCGGACCCGGTCGGGCTGGACCCGCACGAGGCGGGCCGCGTCCTGGTGGGCCACTTCCTCGACCTCTGGGAGGAGAACGAGGTCCTCACCGTGCTGCTCCGGGTCGGCGTGACCAATCCGGACGGCGCCGCGCGCATGCAGGGCATCTTCCGGGACCAGCTCATGCCGGTCGCGCTGCGCGTGTGCCCCGACCCGGAGCAGGCGCCGGCACGGGCCGCGCTGACCGCCTCACAGGTGCTGGGCATGGCGATGGCCCGCTACGTCCTGCGGTTCCCGCCCGCCGTCGCACTGCCCCGCGAGGAGGTCGTGGCGTGGCTGGCGCCGACGGTGCAGCGGTATCTCACGGCGCCGCATCCGTAA
- a CDS encoding FAD-dependent monooxygenase, with product MNGKTNGKVNGTTGSRNVIVVGAGPTGLLLAGDLAAAGVPVTLVEKRPHGISNLSRAFVLHARTLEQLDARGLADELESHGRTVDRIRLFGRLSVALDTLPSRFNHLLVIPQYEVERALERRAVEAGVRFVYETEVTGLRQDAAGVTLEVRGADGAAGELAAAYVVGADGMRSAVREAVGLPFPGKSVIRSVVLADVLLAEEPESILTANAVGEAFAFMVPFGDGYYRVIGWHRGRDVPDSAPLELDEVKEIVRLSLGHDYGMHDARWMSRFHSDERQAPAYRVGRVFLAGDAAHVHTPAGGQGMNTGLQDAANLSWKLALVVNGHADTDLLDTYQAERHPVGKAVLRSSGGIVRLAMAKYPWTLALRSAFTTVLDGVGPVRRKAAGQITGIGFAYRAPRGSHALVGTRVPDVTLKGGRLYEALRGGRFVLVAPTAVVRAYGLDDLKGRKDRLAVESWASDRRTTLLVRPDGYVAWAAESPDAAAVERALAAALGEDPPSN from the coding sequence ATGAACGGCAAGACGAACGGCAAGGTGAACGGCACCACCGGGTCCCGGAACGTGATCGTCGTCGGCGCCGGCCCCACCGGCCTCCTGCTGGCCGGGGACCTCGCCGCCGCCGGTGTCCCCGTGACCCTCGTCGAGAAGCGCCCGCACGGGATCAGCAACCTCTCCCGCGCCTTCGTCCTGCACGCCCGCACCCTGGAGCAGCTCGACGCCCGCGGTCTCGCCGACGAGCTGGAGAGTCACGGCCGGACCGTCGACCGCATCCGCCTCTTCGGCCGGCTCTCCGTCGCCCTCGACACGCTCCCCTCCCGCTTCAACCACCTGCTCGTGATCCCGCAGTACGAGGTGGAGCGGGCGTTGGAGCGGCGGGCGGTCGAGGCCGGGGTGCGGTTCGTGTACGAGACCGAGGTGACCGGACTGCGCCAGGACGCGGCGGGCGTCACGCTCGAAGTCCGCGGTGCGGACGGGGCGGCGGGAGAGCTGGCGGCCGCGTACGTGGTCGGGGCGGACGGGATGCGCAGCGCGGTGCGTGAGGCGGTGGGGCTGCCGTTCCCCGGGAAGTCGGTCATCCGGTCCGTCGTCCTCGCCGACGTCCTGCTCGCCGAGGAGCCGGAGTCGATCCTCACCGCCAACGCCGTCGGCGAGGCCTTCGCCTTCATGGTGCCCTTCGGCGACGGCTACTACCGCGTGATCGGCTGGCACCGCGGTCGCGACGTCCCCGACAGCGCGCCGCTCGAACTCGACGAGGTCAAGGAGATCGTCCGGCTCTCCCTCGGCCATGACTACGGCATGCACGACGCCCGCTGGATGTCCCGCTTCCACAGCGACGAGCGCCAGGCACCCGCGTACCGGGTCGGCCGGGTCTTTCTCGCCGGTGACGCCGCCCATGTCCACACCCCGGCCGGCGGGCAGGGCATGAACACCGGCCTCCAGGACGCGGCGAACCTCAGCTGGAAGCTCGCGCTGGTCGTCAACGGCCACGCGGACACGGACCTGTTGGACACCTACCAGGCCGAGCGCCACCCCGTCGGCAAGGCGGTGCTGCGCAGCAGCGGCGGGATCGTCCGGCTCGCGATGGCCAAGTACCCCTGGACGCTGGCGCTGCGCTCCGCGTTCACCACGGTCCTCGACGGCGTCGGCCCCGTGCGCCGGAAGGCGGCGGGTCAGATCACCGGCATCGGCTTCGCCTACCGGGCCCCGCGCGGCTCGCACGCCCTCGTCGGCACCCGGGTCCCCGATGTCACTCTGAAGGGCGGCCGCCTCTACGAGGCCCTGCGCGGCGGCCGGTTCGTCCTCGTCGCACCGACGGCGGTCGTCCGGGCGTACGGCCTGGACGACCTCAAGGGCCGCAAGGACCGTCTCGCCGTGGAGAGCTGGGCGAGCGACCGGCGTACGACCCTGCTGGTGCGGCCCGACGGATACGTGGCCTGGGCCGCCGAATCCCCCGACGCGGCGGCCGTCGAGCGGGCGTTGGCGGCGGCGCTGGGCGAGGATCCGCCTTCGAACTGA
- a CDS encoding ThiF family adenylyltransferase has protein sequence MPVDTLRRPRIKPEHRPYRTIDGNVRIGSVIHGIGAEIEDPQGWVWTLVETMDGTREPSAVVGEVLRAHPELPDLTPEDARQAMADLLDAGFVEDAAAPVPVSERERLRYSRGVPLLRWMDLGPRTSPWDAQLRLRRARVLLVGVGGTGGYAAQSLVASGVGRLHCVDPDVVELSNLNRQPLFRESDLGRPKVTAALATLRALNSDVTVTGERREIRHPADLARLIRTGAPEAPSEPKQAGTPEVPYSSRSSYDLLVLAADRPDDIRRWANRVCLAADLPWVDAGYRGPLVTAGVHVPGRGACWECLRAGEVARRELRLAPGQDDGVASPHLPWNPATAVTAGLSGGLLAHAALALLTGVPALDPGFRFGMNLMLPGDPVLQRFPRRPDCPACGDRPDDGAAGAGGATGPAGERA, from the coding sequence GTGCCGGTCGACACGCTCCGCAGGCCCCGGATCAAGCCCGAGCACCGGCCGTACCGCACGATCGACGGCAACGTCCGCATCGGCAGCGTCATCCACGGCATCGGCGCCGAGATCGAGGACCCGCAGGGCTGGGTCTGGACGCTGGTCGAGACGATGGACGGAACGCGGGAGCCGTCGGCGGTGGTCGGCGAGGTGCTGAGGGCGCATCCCGAACTTCCCGACCTCACGCCCGAGGACGCTCGGCAGGCGATGGCGGACCTGCTCGACGCCGGCTTCGTGGAGGACGCGGCGGCGCCCGTGCCGGTGTCCGAGCGGGAACGGCTGCGCTACAGCCGGGGGGTGCCGCTGCTGCGCTGGATGGACCTCGGCCCCCGGACGAGTCCCTGGGACGCTCAGCTCCGGCTGCGCCGGGCCCGGGTGCTGCTGGTCGGCGTCGGCGGCACGGGCGGGTACGCGGCGCAGAGCCTGGTCGCCTCCGGGGTCGGCCGTCTGCACTGCGTGGACCCGGACGTGGTGGAGCTGTCCAACCTCAACCGCCAGCCCCTCTTCCGCGAGTCCGACCTCGGCCGCCCGAAGGTGACGGCCGCGCTCGCCACCCTGCGGGCGCTGAACTCGGACGTGACGGTGACCGGGGAACGCCGGGAGATACGACACCCGGCGGACCTGGCGAGGCTGATACGGACCGGGGCACCCGAAGCCCCGAGCGAACCGAAACAGGCCGGGACACCCGAAGTCCCGTACTCGTCGCGGAGCTCGTACGATCTTCTCGTCCTCGCCGCCGACCGTCCCGACGACATCCGCCGCTGGGCGAACCGTGTCTGTCTGGCCGCGGACCTGCCCTGGGTCGACGCCGGCTACCGCGGTCCGCTGGTGACGGCCGGGGTCCACGTACCCGGCCGGGGTGCCTGCTGGGAGTGTCTGCGGGCCGGTGAGGTGGCCCGCCGCGAGCTGCGCCTGGCGCCCGGCCAGGACGACGGGGTCGCCTCCCCGCACCTGCCGTGGAACCCCGCGACCGCGGTCACCGCGGGCCTGTCCGGCGGACTGCTCGCCCACGCGGCCCTGGCCCTGCTGACCGGCGTCCCGGCGCTCGACCCCGGCTTCCGTTTCGGGATGAACCTGATGCTGCCGGGTGACCCGGTGCTGCAGAGATTCCCCCGGCGGCCCGACTGCCCGGCGTGCGGCGACAGACCCGACGACGGAGCCGCCGGCGCGGGCGGAGCGACCGGCCCGGCCGGGGAGCGCGCGTGA
- a CDS encoding MarR family transcriptional regulator, whose protein sequence is MKTPQDPVDAIIEQWATVRPDLDTAAMEVFGRVFRLARTMGDRMEKAYAPYGISRGEFDVLATLRRSDAPYTLSPRQLSATLMLTTGGMTGRLDKLERAGLLRRSPDPHDRRGLQVTLTDKGLRLIDEAVGAGLAVQTEALAHLDEERAGQLAALLRELLTGVGA, encoded by the coding sequence ATGAAGACGCCCCAGGACCCGGTCGACGCGATCATCGAGCAGTGGGCCACCGTCCGGCCGGACCTCGACACCGCCGCGATGGAGGTCTTCGGCCGCGTCTTCCGGCTCGCCCGCACGATGGGCGACCGGATGGAGAAGGCGTACGCGCCCTACGGGATCTCGCGCGGGGAGTTCGACGTGCTCGCGACCCTGCGTCGCTCGGACGCCCCGTACACCCTCTCGCCCCGGCAGCTCTCGGCGACGCTCATGCTCACCACCGGCGGCATGACCGGGCGCCTGGACAAGCTGGAACGCGCGGGGCTGCTACGACGCTCCCCCGACCCGCACGACCGGCGCGGACTCCAGGTGACGCTCACGGACAAGGGGCTGCGACTCATCGACGAGGCCGTCGGCGCGGGGCTCGCCGTCCAGACGGAGGCCCTGGCCCACCTCGACGAGGAACGAGCCGGTCAACTGGCCGCCCTGTTGCGCGAGTTGCTGACGGGCGTCGGCGCGTAG
- a CDS encoding M14 family zinc carboxypeptidase yields the protein MRGTPYPTLGELLRRARATVAARPGALRLRAVGTSRAGRPLWLLSAGHGPRHILTVAGAHANEPVGGVTSLSLAERFAREPALLQESGCTWNFLLCLDPDGASLAGRWLTGRPGEGRAAAEASPTLRGYYRRFYRPAFAAQPEFPPVTSDPRPVMPESEALVRLIDELRPVVQFSLHGVEVGGSFLQLTRAVPGAAAAYRRIAADLGIPLEHRPFDGMGWLAESPGVLVLPDSSPTEERDPSGFTSQATWLYAMRHGTVSAVVEAPFWSVAGVSDPRPVAEPRREIAEASEILLGRAKQLEAVVGELGPRAPETPEEIAHFTAARELMDIGPGVVDTWNSAELATTVGNAVSLGVAARRIPLRAAAMMRQALGGAPALDALVEAWARELASTFDARWVPVTDQTELQIRTMLALARALV from the coding sequence ATGCGGGGAACCCCGTATCCCACCCTCGGTGAGCTGCTGCGACGCGCTCGCGCGACGGTGGCGGCACGGCCCGGCGCACTGCGGTTGCGTGCCGTCGGGACCTCGCGTGCCGGCCGACCGCTGTGGCTGCTGTCGGCCGGACACGGCCCCCGGCACATCCTCACGGTCGCCGGCGCGCACGCCAACGAACCGGTGGGCGGGGTCACCTCGCTCTCCCTGGCCGAGAGGTTCGCGCGGGAGCCCGCGCTGCTGCAGGAGTCCGGCTGCACCTGGAACTTCCTGCTCTGCCTCGACCCCGACGGCGCGAGCCTCGCCGGGCGCTGGCTGACCGGGCGGCCCGGCGAGGGTCGGGCGGCGGCCGAGGCCTCGCCGACCCTCCGGGGCTACTACCGGCGCTTCTACCGGCCCGCCTTCGCCGCGCAGCCCGAGTTTCCGCCCGTCACGAGTGACCCGCGTCCGGTGATGCCGGAGTCCGAGGCGCTGGTGCGGCTCATCGACGAACTGCGCCCGGTCGTGCAGTTCTCGCTCCACGGCGTCGAAGTGGGCGGATCCTTTCTGCAGTTGACTCGCGCGGTGCCGGGGGCGGCGGCCGCCTACCGTCGGATCGCGGCGGACCTCGGCATTCCCCTGGAACACCGGCCGTTCGACGGCATGGGATGGCTGGCCGAGAGCCCGGGCGTGCTCGTCCTGCCGGACAGCAGCCCCACCGAGGAACGGGACCCGTCCGGCTTCACCTCACAGGCGACCTGGCTGTACGCGATGCGGCACGGAACCGTGTCGGCGGTCGTCGAGGCGCCCTTCTGGAGCGTGGCCGGCGTCAGCGATCCTCGGCCCGTCGCCGAGCCCCGGCGCGAGATCGCGGAGGCGAGCGAGATCCTGCTCGGCCGGGCCAAACAACTGGAGGCGGTGGTCGGGGAGCTGGGGCCCAGGGCACCTGAGACCCCCGAGGAGATCGCCCACTTCACCGCCGCCCGTGAGCTCATGGACATCGGCCCCGGAGTCGTGGACACCTGGAACTCCGCCGAACTCGCCACCACCGTGGGCAACGCCGTCTCGCTCGGCGTCGCCGCCCGGCGCATCCCGCTGCGCGCGGCGGCCATGATGCGGCAGGCCCTGGGCGGCGCCCCCGCGCTGGACGCCCTCGTGGAGGCCTGGGCGCGTGAGCTGGCGAGCACCTTCGACGCCCGCTGGGTCCCCGTGACCGACCAGACCGAGCTCCAGATCCGCACGATGCTCGCACTCGCCCGCGCCCTGGTGTGA
- the pepN gene encoding aminopeptidase N — protein sequence MPGTNLTREEAQQRAKLLTVDSYEIDLDLSGAQEGGTYRSVTTVRFDVEENGSETFIDLVAPAVHEVTLNGDPLDPAEVFKDSRIALPGLLEGRNVLRVVADCAYTNTGEGLHRFVDPVDQQAYLYTQFEVPDARRVFASFEQPDLKATFQFTVKAPTGWTVISNSPTPEPKDDTWVFEPTPRISTYITALIVGPYHSVHSVYEKDGQSVPLGIYCRPSLAEFLDSDAIFEVTRQGFEWFQEKFDYAYPFKKYDQLFVPEFNAGAMENAGAVTIRDQYVFRSKVTDAAYEVRAATILHELAHMWFGDLVTMEWWNDLWLNESFATYAEAACQAYAPQSRWPHSWTTFANSMKTWAYRQDQLPSTHPIMAEINDLDDVLVNFDGITYAKGASVLKQLVAYVGMDEFFKGVQAYFKRHAYGNTRLSDLLGALEETSGRDLKTWSEKWLQTAGINILRPELETDANGVITSFAIRQEAPALPEGAKGEPTLRPHRIAIGLYNLDDDSGRLVRDQRVELDVDGELTAVPELVGKRRPAVFLLNDDDLSYAKVRLDEDSLAFVTEHLGDFESSLPRALCWASAWDMTRDGELATRDYLSLVLSGIGKESDIGVVQSLQRQVKLAIELYADPMAREALLTRWTDATLAHLRAAEPGSDHQLAWARAFSATARTPEQLDLLEGLLEDRESIEGLAVDTELRWAFVQRLAAVGRYDEAEIGAEAERDKTAAGERHAETARASRPTEEAKAEAWAAVVESDKLPNAVQEAVIGGFAQTDQRELLAPYTDKYFSVVKDIWDARSHEIAQQIVVGLYPSVQVSEETLAKTDAWLAAAEPAPALRRLISESRSGVERALKAQAADAAAASA from the coding sequence GTGCCTGGCACAAACCTGACCCGCGAAGAGGCGCAGCAGCGCGCGAAGCTGCTCACCGTTGACTCGTACGAGATCGATCTCGACCTCTCGGGCGCGCAGGAGGGCGGCACCTACCGGTCCGTTACCACGGTGCGCTTCGACGTCGAGGAGAACGGCTCGGAGACCTTCATCGACCTGGTGGCTCCCGCCGTTCACGAGGTGACCCTGAACGGGGACCCCCTCGACCCGGCCGAGGTCTTCAAGGACTCGCGGATCGCGCTTCCCGGGCTCCTGGAGGGCCGCAACGTCCTGCGTGTCGTGGCCGACTGCGCGTACACCAACACCGGTGAGGGCCTGCACCGCTTCGTCGACCCCGTCGACCAGCAGGCCTACCTCTACACCCAGTTCGAGGTCCCGGACGCGCGCCGGGTGTTCGCGTCCTTCGAGCAGCCCGATCTGAAGGCCACCTTCCAGTTCACCGTGAAGGCGCCGACGGGCTGGACCGTGATCTCCAACTCCCCGACGCCCGAGCCCAAGGACGACACCTGGGTCTTCGAGCCGACGCCGCGGATCTCCACGTACATCACCGCGCTGATCGTCGGGCCGTACCACTCCGTGCACAGCGTGTACGAGAAGGACGGACAGAGCGTGCCGCTCGGCATCTACTGTCGGCCCTCGCTCGCCGAGTTCCTCGACTCGGACGCGATCTTCGAGGTCACCCGGCAGGGCTTCGAGTGGTTCCAGGAGAAGTTCGACTACGCGTACCCGTTCAAGAAGTACGACCAGCTCTTCGTGCCGGAGTTCAACGCCGGTGCGATGGAGAACGCGGGCGCGGTGACGATCCGCGACCAGTACGTGTTCCGGTCCAAGGTGACCGACGCCGCGTACGAGGTGCGGGCCGCCACGATCCTGCACGAGCTGGCCCACATGTGGTTCGGCGACCTGGTCACCATGGAGTGGTGGAACGACCTGTGGCTGAACGAGTCGTTCGCCACCTACGCCGAGGCGGCCTGCCAGGCCTATGCCCCCCAGTCGCGCTGGCCGCACTCCTGGACGACCTTCGCCAACTCCATGAAGACGTGGGCGTACCGGCAGGACCAGCTGCCCTCCACCCACCCGATCATGGCCGAGATCAACGACCTGGACGACGTCCTCGTCAACTTCGACGGCATCACCTACGCGAAGGGGGCGAGCGTCTTGAAGCAGCTCGTCGCCTACGTCGGCATGGACGAGTTCTTCAAGGGCGTGCAGGCGTACTTCAAGCGGCACGCCTACGGCAACACGCGCCTCAGCGATCTGCTGGGCGCCCTGGAGGAGACCTCCGGGCGTGACCTGAAGACCTGGTCGGAGAAGTGGCTCCAGACCGCCGGCATCAACATCCTGCGGCCGGAGCTCGAGACGGACGCGAACGGGGTCATCACCTCCTTCGCGATCCGTCAGGAGGCTCCGGCGCTCCCGGAGGGTGCCAAGGGTGAGCCGACCCTGCGCCCGCACCGCATCGCGATCGGCCTCTACAACCTCGACGACGACAGCGGCAGGCTGGTGCGCGACCAGCGCGTCGAGCTGGACGTCGACGGCGAGCTGACGGCCGTACCGGAGCTGGTCGGGAAGCGCCGCCCGGCGGTCTTCCTGCTCAACGACGACGACCTGTCGTACGCCAAGGTCCGCCTCGACGAGGACTCGCTCGCCTTCGTCACCGAGCACCTCGGCGACTTCGAGTCGTCCCTGCCCCGTGCCCTGTGCTGGGCCTCGGCCTGGGACATGACCCGCGACGGTGAGCTCGCCACCCGCGACTACCTGTCCCTGGTCCTGTCGGGCATCGGCAAGGAGTCCGACATCGGTGTCGTGCAGTCGCTGCAGCGCCAGGTGAAGCTGGCGATCGAGCTGTACGCCGACCCGATGGCCCGCGAGGCGCTGCTGACCCGCTGGACGGACGCGACGCTCGCGCACCTGCGCGCCGCCGAGCCCGGCAGCGACCACCAGCTCGCCTGGGCGCGTGCCTTCTCGGCGACCGCCCGTACGCCGGAGCAGCTGGACCTCCTGGAGGGCCTGTTGGAGGACCGGGAGAGCATCGAGGGCCTCGCCGTCGACACCGAGCTGCGCTGGGCGTTCGTCCAGCGTCTCGCGGCAGTCGGGCGCTACGACGAGGCGGAGATCGGCGCCGAGGCGGAGCGCGACAAGACGGCGGCCGGTGAGCGGCACGCCGAGACGGCCCGGGCCTCGCGTCCCACCGAGGAGGCGAAGGCGGAGGCCTGGGCCGCGGTGGTCGAGTCCGACAAGCTCCCGAACGCCGTGCAGGAAGCGGTGATCGGCGGCTTCGCGCAGACCGACCAGCGCGAACTGCTCGCCCCGTACACGGACAAGTACTTCTCCGTGGTGAAGGACATCTGGGACGCCCGTTCGCACGAGATCGCCCAGCAGATCGTGGTCGGTCTCTACCCGTCCGTCCAGGTCTCCGAGGAGACCCTCGCCAAGACGGACGCGTGGCTGGCCGCGGCCGAGCCCGCCCCGGCCCTGCGGCGCCTGATCTCGGAGTCCCGCTCCGGGGTCGAGCGCGCGCTGAAGGCCCAGGCGGCGGACGCGGCGGCGGCCTCCGCGTAG
- a CDS encoding EamA family transporter: MAANANRPALIALTALAPLSWGSTYAVTTEFLPADRPLFTGVMRALPAGLLLLALARVLPRGAWWGKAAVLGALNIGAFFPLLFLSAYRLPGGMAAVVGSVGPLFVAGLAALLLGDRPTLRTLLTGIGAALGVSLVVLKAAGALDAVGVLAALAATASMSTGTVLTKRWGRPDGVGPFALTAWQLTAGGLLIVPVALLVEGAPPALDGRAVGGYLYLALANTAVAYWLWFRGIGRLGATQVTFLGPLSPLTAAVIGWAALGQSLTPVQVAGMALAFGATVLGQAGPRGGRPAPAGGFAGGGRGAGGAAIASRRPRVT; encoded by the coding sequence ATGGCCGCGAACGCGAACCGTCCCGCCCTCATAGCCCTGACCGCGCTGGCCCCCCTCTCCTGGGGCAGCACCTACGCCGTCACCACGGAGTTCCTCCCCGCCGACCGCCCTCTGTTCACCGGGGTGATGCGAGCCCTGCCCGCCGGGCTGCTGCTCCTCGCGCTGGCCCGGGTGCTGCCGCGCGGCGCCTGGTGGGGGAAGGCGGCGGTGCTGGGCGCGCTGAACATCGGCGCCTTCTTTCCGCTGCTGTTCCTCTCCGCGTATCGGCTGCCCGGCGGCATGGCGGCGGTCGTCGGCTCGGTCGGGCCGCTGTTCGTCGCGGGCCTCGCGGCGCTGCTGCTCGGTGACCGCCCGACCCTGCGGACGCTCCTCACCGGTATCGGCGCGGCCCTCGGTGTCAGCCTCGTCGTGCTGAAGGCGGCGGGCGCGCTGGACGCGGTCGGGGTTCTCGCCGCGCTCGCCGCGACCGCGTCGATGTCCACCGGCACGGTGCTCACCAAGCGGTGGGGCCGCCCGGACGGGGTCGGTCCGTTCGCGCTCACCGCCTGGCAGTTGACGGCGGGCGGGCTGCTGATCGTCCCGGTCGCCCTCCTGGTCGAGGGCGCGCCGCCCGCGCTGGACGGCCGGGCGGTCGGCGGATACCTGTACCTCGCGCTGGCGAACACGGCGGTGGCGTACTGGCTCTGGTTCCGGGGCATCGGCCGACTCGGCGCCACCCAGGTCACCTTCCTCGGCCCGCTGTCGCCGCTGACCGCGGCCGTCATCGGCTGGGCGGCGCTGGGGCAGTCGCTGACGCCGGTGCAGGTGGCGGGGATGGCACTGGCGTTCGGGGCGACGGTGCTCGGCCAGGCCGGCCCGCGTGGCGGGCGGCCGGCTCCCGCCGGAGGCTTTGCGGGAGGCGGCCGCGGGGCGGGGGGAGCGGCGATAGCGTCACGTCGTCCGCGCGTGACGTGA